In one window of Corynebacterium mycetoides DNA:
- a CDS encoding cation-translocating P-type ATPase encodes MAVDLHPSQCDAEEISRTFQADIDHGLEGGDALARLERYGPNQLRQKPPVPLWRRILRQFQDPLVYLLLVAMAISVLAWFIEGASGVPVDAIVIAAIVIANAMIGLAQENKAEGAVAALSAMTAATSTVLRDGRLATIPSDQLVPGDLLVLSEGDSVGADARLVESTNLRVQESSLTGESEAAEKDPATITDLVGVGDRRNMVHKGTAVVHGVGRAVVTATGMDTQMGAIADMLDSTERSASPLDKEIEKVSRMLGLLVIGIAVVVMGALFALSDVSNASDAIEILLLGVSLAVAAVPEGLPAILSLVLAMGVQSMAKRNAVMKDLHSVETLGAASVIASDKTGTLTRNEMTLRTVMTSSGTINLTGIGYAPDGHVEGSPDEQQIEEARLVIAGGAIANNAQLSDAAPWTIEGDPTEAAFLVAQHKIDGIAARTGQFERHAEVPFSSERKLMSVAGRDAVAGEVLVTKGAPDVLLSRCAKRRVGAHEVALDGDTRAELLDAVERLSGEGYRTLGVAYRLLDAPADNLTEDDESDLVFAGVVGIIDPPREEATEAIAQAHSAGIRTMMITGDHPRTAAKIGSDLGVVEHETGALTGDEIEALDHEQLRDAVRGVNVYARVAPEHKLRIIDALQDDGHIVAMTGDGVNDAPALKSADIGVAMGITGTEVTKEAGKMILADDNYATIISAVRQGREIYDNIRKFLRFLLSSNMGEVITVFLGVVLAGVIGLSGSAEGLAVPLLATQILWVNLVTDSGPALAMGVDPADGDLMARPPRDPSSPIIDRDMWWRIIFIGSIMGAVTLLSIDMFLPGGLLTLHAENLDVARTVGFTTLVFAQLFNALNSRSATHSAFRNFGANHWLWAAIALAVVLQIAVVHLPFMQLAFGTAALHWKQWAVAVAMASVVLWAEELAKLARRGLSR; translated from the coding sequence ATGGCAGTCGACCTACACCCCAGCCAATGCGATGCGGAAGAGATCAGCCGCACGTTTCAGGCCGATATCGACCACGGGCTGGAAGGCGGTGACGCCCTCGCCCGGCTCGAGCGCTACGGCCCCAACCAGCTCCGGCAGAAGCCGCCGGTGCCGCTGTGGCGCAGGATCCTGCGCCAATTTCAGGATCCGCTGGTCTACCTCCTGCTCGTCGCCATGGCAATCTCCGTTCTCGCGTGGTTCATCGAAGGCGCCAGCGGAGTGCCCGTCGACGCGATCGTCATCGCCGCCATCGTCATCGCCAACGCTATGATCGGACTCGCCCAGGAGAACAAGGCCGAGGGCGCCGTCGCCGCGCTGTCAGCGATGACGGCCGCCACCTCCACCGTGCTTCGCGACGGTCGCCTCGCTACCATCCCCTCCGACCAGCTCGTTCCCGGAGACCTCCTCGTGCTCAGCGAGGGCGACTCGGTCGGTGCCGACGCTCGCCTGGTGGAGTCCACCAACCTGCGCGTTCAGGAATCGTCACTGACCGGCGAATCGGAGGCGGCCGAGAAGGATCCCGCCACCATCACGGACCTCGTCGGCGTCGGTGACCGGCGCAACATGGTGCACAAGGGCACCGCCGTTGTCCACGGTGTGGGCCGGGCCGTGGTCACGGCAACCGGCATGGACACCCAGATGGGCGCGATCGCCGACATGCTCGATTCCACCGAGCGCAGCGCCTCGCCCCTGGACAAGGAGATCGAAAAGGTCTCCAGGATGCTGGGGCTGCTCGTCATCGGCATCGCCGTCGTCGTCATGGGCGCCCTGTTCGCCCTCAGTGACGTATCGAATGCCTCCGACGCCATCGAGATCCTTCTGCTCGGCGTCTCGCTCGCCGTTGCCGCCGTGCCCGAAGGCCTGCCCGCCATCCTCTCCCTCGTACTCGCCATGGGTGTTCAATCCATGGCCAAGCGCAACGCGGTGATGAAAGACCTGCACTCGGTGGAAACCCTCGGCGCCGCCTCCGTGATCGCCTCGGATAAGACCGGCACGCTCACCCGGAATGAGATGACGTTGCGCACGGTGATGACCAGCTCCGGCACCATCAACCTCACCGGCATCGGCTACGCCCCCGATGGCCACGTCGAAGGCAGCCCGGATGAGCAGCAGATCGAGGAAGCCCGGCTCGTCATCGCCGGCGGCGCCATCGCCAACAACGCGCAGCTTAGCGACGCCGCGCCCTGGACCATCGAAGGCGACCCCACCGAGGCGGCGTTCCTTGTCGCCCAGCACAAGATCGACGGGATAGCCGCCCGCACCGGCCAGTTCGAGCGCCACGCCGAGGTCCCCTTCTCCTCCGAACGAAAGCTCATGTCGGTCGCCGGCCGGGACGCCGTCGCCGGCGAGGTGCTGGTGACTAAGGGCGCGCCCGATGTCCTCCTGTCGCGCTGCGCGAAGCGGCGCGTGGGAGCGCACGAAGTAGCACTCGACGGTGACACGCGCGCCGAGCTGCTGGACGCCGTCGAGCGCCTCAGCGGCGAGGGATACCGCACCCTCGGGGTGGCCTACCGCCTCCTCGACGCGCCCGCCGACAACCTCACCGAGGACGATGAATCCGACCTGGTATTCGCCGGCGTCGTCGGTATCATCGACCCCCCGCGCGAGGAGGCGACCGAGGCGATCGCCCAAGCGCACTCCGCGGGAATCCGCACGATGATGATCACCGGCGATCACCCGCGTACGGCGGCGAAGATCGGCTCAGACCTCGGCGTCGTCGAGCACGAAACAGGCGCTCTCACCGGCGACGAGATCGAGGCGCTCGACCACGAGCAACTCCGCGACGCCGTCCGCGGAGTCAACGTCTACGCCCGCGTCGCACCCGAGCACAAGCTCCGCATCATCGACGCACTGCAGGACGACGGGCACATCGTCGCCATGACCGGCGACGGCGTGAACGACGCTCCGGCGCTCAAGTCCGCCGACATCGGCGTGGCCATGGGCATCACGGGCACGGAGGTGACCAAGGAGGCGGGCAAGATGATCCTTGCCGACGACAACTACGCCACCATCATCTCCGCCGTGCGCCAGGGTCGTGAGATTTACGACAACATCCGCAAATTTCTCCGCTTCCTGCTGTCCTCCAACATGGGTGAAGTCATCACGGTGTTCTTGGGCGTCGTTCTCGCGGGCGTCATCGGACTCTCCGGCTCCGCCGAGGGCCTCGCGGTGCCACTCCTAGCCACGCAGATCCTGTGGGTCAACCTGGTTACGGACTCCGGCCCCGCCCTGGCAATGGGTGTCGACCCGGCGGACGGCGACCTCATGGCCCGGCCGCCACGCGACCCCTCCTCGCCAATCATCGACCGCGACATGTGGTGGCGCATCATCTTCATCGGGTCGATCATGGGTGCTGTCACCCTCCTGTCCATCGACATGTTCCTGCCTGGGGGCCTGCTCACACTCCATGCGGAGAATCTGGACGTCGCCCGCACCGTCGGCTTTACCACCCTCGTGTTCGCCCAGCTGTTCAACGCCCTGAACTCCCGCTCGGCCACGCACTCCGCGTTCCGCAACTTCGGCGCCAACCACTGGCTCTGGGCGGCGATCGCGCTGGCCGTGGTCCTGCAGATCGCCGTCGTCCACCTGCCGTTTATGCAGTTGGCCTTCGGCACCGCTGCGCTTCACTGGAAGCAGTGGGCGGTGGCTGTTGCCATGGCCTCTGTGGTGCTGTGGGCCGAGGAGTTGGCGAAGCTGGCGCGCCGCGGTCTGTCGCGTTAA
- a CDS encoding Rv2732c family membrane protein, translating into MNQSDQLAREERAAASTVDLGATRWVLIAAVVVYLIALFLPFAGGVPGWQILTFTDAAAEVQTKLTEYVFTVMSFIGLAVLTTLVLATRRFPFAAAGWMFTTVSFLVSILAIWLRRTSTAYDLGYHHGPGIYLAILAAGVAVFAYIPVVLRHTDRQAEITQRRLALDERDDVARAQAAATREAVTRENPLLIDDRRARAAERHKKYREE; encoded by the coding sequence ATGAACCAGTCCGACCAGCTCGCGCGCGAGGAGCGCGCCGCCGCCTCGACCGTCGACCTCGGGGCCACCCGCTGGGTGCTCATCGCCGCGGTGGTGGTCTATCTCATCGCGCTGTTCCTCCCGTTCGCCGGCGGCGTGCCGGGCTGGCAGATCCTCACGTTCACGGACGCGGCGGCCGAGGTGCAGACGAAGCTGACGGAGTACGTGTTCACGGTGATGTCGTTTATCGGCCTCGCGGTGCTGACCACCCTGGTCCTGGCCACGCGCCGTTTCCCGTTCGCCGCGGCGGGCTGGATGTTTACCACCGTGTCGTTTTTGGTCTCCATCCTGGCGATCTGGCTGCGCCGCACCAGTACCGCGTACGACCTGGGTTACCACCACGGCCCCGGCATCTACCTGGCTATTCTGGCCGCCGGCGTCGCGGTGTTCGCCTACATTCCGGTCGTGCTGCGGCACACCGACCGCCAGGCTGAGATCACGCAGCGCCGCCTCGCGCTCGACGAGCGTGATGACGTCGCCCGCGCACAAGCCGCCGCCACCCGCGAGGCCGTGACGCGCGAAAACCCCTTGCTTATCGACGACCGCCGCGCCCGCGCCGCCGAACGCCACAAGAAGTACCGGGAGGAGTAG
- the miaB gene encoding tRNA (N6-isopentenyl adenosine(37)-C2)-methylthiotransferase MiaB, translating to MTTATQAQNKPTNQADPARTYEVRTFGCQMNVHDSERLSGMLEEAGYVAAADGAEPDLVVFNTCAVRDNADQRLYGSLGQLKHTKDNHPGMQIAVGGCLAQKDRDTVIEKAPWVDAVFGTHNISALPALLDRARVSEEAQVEVVEALEVFPSVLPAKRESSYAGWVSISVGCNNTCTFCIVPSLRGKELDRRPGDILAEVTALVQQGVSEVTLLGQNVNAYGVNFVDEELGRDRSAFSKLLRACGEIEGLERVRFTSPHPAEFTSDVIDAMAETPNVCPQLHMPLQSGSDKVLKDMRRSYRSKKFLGILDEVRAKLPHASITTDIIVGFPGETEEDFQATLDVVEKARFTSAFTFQYSPRPGTPAATMDNQVPKEVVQERFERLVALQERISAEENAKLVGTEVELLVQAGGGKKNDSTKRMSGRARDGRLVHFAVHGLIDASVRPGDIVTVTVTDAKPHYLIADSGIIAHRRTKAGDNSEAGQVPTTAPVGVGLGLPQFGKPAAAPASGCC from the coding sequence GTGACAACCGCGACACAAGCCCAGAACAAGCCCACCAACCAGGCCGACCCCGCCCGCACCTACGAGGTGCGCACCTTCGGATGCCAGATGAACGTGCACGATTCCGAGCGCCTGTCCGGGATGCTGGAGGAGGCCGGATATGTGGCCGCGGCAGACGGCGCGGAGCCCGACCTGGTGGTGTTCAACACCTGCGCGGTGCGCGACAACGCGGACCAGCGCCTCTACGGCTCACTGGGCCAGCTCAAGCACACCAAGGACAACCACCCGGGGATGCAGATCGCCGTCGGCGGGTGCCTGGCGCAGAAAGACCGCGACACGGTGATTGAGAAGGCGCCGTGGGTGGACGCGGTGTTTGGCACGCACAACATCTCGGCGCTGCCGGCGCTGCTGGACCGCGCGCGCGTTAGCGAGGAGGCGCAGGTCGAGGTCGTCGAGGCGCTGGAGGTCTTCCCGTCGGTGCTGCCGGCGAAGCGAGAGTCCTCCTACGCCGGCTGGGTCTCCATCTCCGTGGGCTGCAACAACACGTGCACGTTCTGCATCGTGCCCAGCCTGCGCGGCAAGGAACTGGATCGCCGACCCGGCGATATCCTCGCCGAGGTCACGGCCCTTGTGCAGCAGGGCGTGTCCGAGGTGACGCTGTTGGGGCAGAACGTCAACGCCTACGGCGTGAACTTCGTGGACGAGGAGCTCGGCCGCGACCGCTCGGCGTTTTCCAAGCTGCTGCGCGCCTGCGGCGAGATCGAGGGCCTGGAGCGGGTGCGTTTCACCTCCCCGCACCCAGCGGAGTTCACCTCGGACGTGATCGACGCGATGGCGGAGACCCCGAACGTGTGCCCGCAGCTGCACATGCCGCTGCAGTCGGGCTCGGACAAGGTGCTCAAGGACATGCGCCGGTCGTACCGCTCGAAGAAGTTCCTGGGCATTCTCGATGAGGTCCGCGCGAAGCTGCCGCACGCGTCGATCACCACCGACATCATCGTTGGCTTCCCGGGCGAGACGGAGGAGGACTTCCAGGCCACCCTCGACGTGGTGGAGAAGGCACGGTTCACCTCGGCGTTCACGTTCCAGTACTCGCCGCGCCCGGGCACGCCCGCCGCGACCATGGACAACCAGGTGCCCAAGGAGGTCGTCCAAGAGCGTTTTGAGCGCCTGGTCGCCCTCCAGGAGCGCATCAGCGCGGAGGAGAACGCGAAGCTGGTGGGCACCGAGGTGGAGCTGCTCGTCCAGGCGGGCGGCGGCAAGAAGAACGATTCCACCAAGCGCATGTCGGGCCGCGCCCGCGACGGCCGCCTGGTCCACTTTGCGGTGCATGGGCTTATCGACGCTTCCGTGCGCCCCGGAGACATCGTCACCGTCACGGTCACCGACGCGAAGCCGCACTACCTGATCGCCGATTCCGGCATCATCGCGCACCGCCGCACCAAGGCGGGGGACAACTCGGAGGCCGGCCAGGTGCCCACCACCGCGCCGGTGGGCGTGGGCCTGGGCCTGCCGCAGTTTGGCAAGCCCGCGGCCGCCCCGGCGAGCGGGTGCTGCTGA
- the gluA gene encoding glutamate ABC transporter ATP-binding protein GluA produces MIRMAGVEKYFGDFHALTNINLDVPRGQVVVVLGPSGSGKSTLCRTINRLETIDAGTIEIDGKILPEEGKDLAKLRSDVGMVFQQFNLFPHLTIRENVTLGPTKVRKLPKAEADKRAGELLDRVGIANQADKYPAQLSGGQQQRVAIARALAMDPKVMLFDEPTSALDPEMVGEVLDVMSELARSGMTMVVVTHEMGFARKVADRILFMSDGEIVEDTNPESFFDSPASERARDFLGKILPH; encoded by the coding sequence ATGATCCGGATGGCGGGCGTGGAGAAGTATTTCGGCGACTTTCACGCGCTGACAAACATCAACCTGGACGTACCCCGCGGCCAGGTCGTTGTTGTCCTCGGACCCTCCGGCTCCGGCAAATCGACACTGTGTCGCACGATCAACCGCCTCGAGACCATTGATGCGGGAACGATCGAGATCGACGGGAAGATCCTTCCCGAGGAAGGCAAGGACCTGGCCAAGCTGCGCTCCGACGTGGGCATGGTGTTCCAGCAGTTCAACCTCTTTCCCCACCTGACCATCCGGGAGAACGTCACACTCGGCCCCACCAAGGTGCGCAAGCTGCCCAAGGCGGAGGCGGACAAGCGCGCGGGCGAGCTGCTCGACCGCGTCGGCATCGCCAACCAGGCGGACAAGTACCCGGCCCAGCTCTCCGGCGGCCAGCAGCAGCGCGTCGCCATCGCCCGAGCACTTGCTATGGACCCCAAGGTCATGCTTTTCGACGAGCCCACCTCCGCGCTCGACCCCGAAATGGTCGGCGAGGTACTCGACGTCATGTCCGAGCTGGCACGCTCCGGCATGACGATGGTCGTAGTCACCCACGAGATGGGCTTCGCCCGCAAGGTTGCGGACAGAATCCTGTTCATGTCCGACGGGGAAATCGTCGAGGACACCAACCCGGAATCCTTCTTCGACAGCCCCGCCTCCGAGCGCGCCCGGGACTTCCTGGGCAAGATCCTGCCCCACTAA
- a CDS encoding glutamate ABC transporter substrate-binding protein, translating into MKKIFRSLAVTAVAALTAATLTACGGDSSGGGEGLLAQIESGNVTLGTKYDQPGLGLREADGSMTGLDVDVLTYVVNSIAEDKGWAEPEITWRETPSAQRETLIQNGEVAAIGATYSINASRSEAVSFAGPYLLTHQGLLVRADEKNITGLEGLDGRILCSVTGSTPAQKVKDALPGVQLQEYDTYSSCVEALRNGNVDAMTTDASILGGYSAQSPGDFAIVELEEDGQPFTNEHYGIGVTKDDTEAVDAVNKALEAMYADGSFQKFVDENLEGGVGVSEDKVGDLSFLQ; encoded by the coding sequence ATGAAGAAGATCTTCCGTTCCCTTGCAGTCACCGCTGTTGCGGCGCTCACCGCGGCGACGCTGACCGCCTGCGGTGGCGACAGCTCCGGCGGTGGCGAGGGCCTGCTCGCCCAGATCGAGTCCGGCAACGTCACCCTGGGCACCAAGTACGACCAACCGGGCCTGGGCCTGCGCGAGGCGGACGGCTCCATGACCGGTCTCGACGTCGACGTGCTCACCTACGTGGTCAATTCCATCGCCGAGGACAAGGGCTGGGCCGAGCCGGAGATCACCTGGCGCGAGACCCCGTCCGCGCAGCGCGAGACCCTGATCCAGAACGGCGAGGTCGCCGCGATCGGCGCGACCTACTCCATCAACGCCTCCCGCTCCGAGGCGGTCAGCTTCGCGGGCCCGTACCTGCTCACCCACCAGGGCCTGCTCGTGCGTGCCGACGAGAAGAACATCACCGGCCTCGAGGGCCTCGACGGGCGCATCCTGTGCTCGGTGACCGGCTCCACCCCGGCGCAGAAGGTCAAGGACGCCCTCCCCGGCGTCCAGCTCCAGGAGTACGACACCTACTCCTCCTGCGTCGAGGCGCTGCGTAACGGCAACGTCGACGCGATGACCACCGACGCTTCCATCCTCGGCGGCTACTCCGCGCAGTCCCCGGGTGACTTCGCCATCGTCGAGCTGGAGGAGGACGGCCAGCCCTTCACCAACGAGCACTACGGCATCGGCGTGACCAAGGACGACACCGAGGCCGTCGACGCCGTGAACAAGGCGCTGGAGGCCATGTACGCAGACGGCTCGTTCCAGAAGTTCGTCGACGAGAACCTCGAGGGCGGCGTCGGCGTCTCCGAGGACAAGGTCGGCGACCTGTCCTTCCTGCAGTAG
- the gluC gene encoding glutamate ABC transporter permease GluC, with product MQALWADLLPDLWPAFWTTIKLTVYSAIGAMILGTLLTAMRVSPVGTLRGLSGFYINTVRNTPLTLVILFCSFGLYQNLGLQLASRESSTFIADQNFRLAVLGFILYTSCFVAESLRSGINTVHVGQSEAARSLGLGFGQIFSLIIFPQALRAAIIPLGNTLIALTKNTTIASVIGVAEASLLMKSTIEMHANELFVIFGVFALGFIILTLPMGLALGWLSERLAVKR from the coding sequence ATGCAAGCCCTGTGGGCAGACCTGCTGCCCGACCTGTGGCCCGCATTTTGGACCACCATCAAACTGACGGTGTATTCCGCCATCGGCGCCATGATCCTCGGCACGCTGCTCACAGCCATGAGGGTCTCCCCCGTGGGCACCTTGCGCGGTCTTTCCGGGTTCTACATCAACACCGTGCGCAACACCCCGCTGACCCTGGTGATCTTGTTCTGCTCCTTCGGGCTCTACCAGAACCTGGGGTTGCAGTTGGCCAGCCGCGAATCCTCGACGTTTATCGCCGACCAGAACTTCCGCTTGGCCGTCCTCGGCTTCATTCTCTACACGTCGTGCTTCGTCGCGGAGTCCCTGCGCAGCGGCATCAACACCGTGCACGTCGGGCAGTCCGAGGCCGCCCGCTCGCTGGGGCTGGGCTTCGGCCAGATCTTCAGCCTCATCATCTTCCCGCAGGCGCTGCGCGCAGCCATCATCCCGCTGGGCAACACCTTGATCGCGCTGACGAAGAACACCACGATCGCCTCCGTCATCGGCGTCGCCGAGGCGTCGCTGCTGATGAAATCCACCATCGAGATGCACGCCAACGAGCTGTTCGTCATCTTCGGCGTGTTCGCCCTCGGGTTCATCATCCTCACCCTGCCCATGGGCCTTGCCTTGGGCTGGCTTTCTGAACGACTGGCGGTGAAGCGATAA
- a CDS encoding amino acid ABC transporter permease, whose amino-acid sequence MSAVRATRATGATVLYDAPGPRARRRNTIYTVITLILLGLLAWWVVSRLAANGQLDAEKWTPFINANTWTTYILPGLWGTLKAAALSIVFALVFGVVFGLGRLSEIKAVRWVCAVVIEFFRAIPVLLLMIFLYQLFAVFHLVAPRSLAFWAVVVALTLYNGSVIAEILRAGIRSLPRGQTEAAHALGMTHWQTMWKILLPQSVAAMLPALIAQIVIALKDSALGYQIGYVEVVRSATQVASSNRNYIPSLIVVAVIMIAINYALTVLATRVEMQLRAGRTRRNPFARVPAVDDEHALPTATSTLDAQTPGGVKPAP is encoded by the coding sequence ATGTCTGCTGTGAGAGCTACCCGAGCTACAGGAGCTACAGTGCTTTACGACGCCCCCGGCCCCCGCGCCAGGCGCCGCAACACCATCTACACCGTGATCACGCTCATCCTCCTAGGCCTTCTCGCCTGGTGGGTGGTCTCGCGGCTGGCCGCTAACGGCCAGCTCGACGCCGAGAAGTGGACGCCGTTTATCAACGCCAACACCTGGACCACCTACATCTTGCCCGGCCTGTGGGGCACCTTGAAGGCCGCCGCGCTGAGCATCGTCTTTGCGCTCGTCTTCGGCGTCGTCTTCGGCCTCGGCCGCCTCTCCGAGATCAAGGCGGTGCGCTGGGTGTGCGCCGTGGTCATCGAGTTCTTCCGCGCCATTCCGGTGCTCCTGCTGATGATCTTCCTGTACCAGTTGTTCGCCGTGTTCCACCTGGTGGCACCCCGCAGCCTGGCGTTCTGGGCCGTGGTCGTTGCGCTGACGCTATACAACGGCTCCGTCATCGCGGAGATCCTGCGCGCGGGCATCCGCTCCCTGCCACGCGGGCAGACGGAGGCCGCCCACGCGCTCGGCATGACGCACTGGCAGACGATGTGGAAGATCCTGCTCCCGCAGTCGGTGGCCGCCATGCTCCCCGCGCTCATCGCCCAGATCGTCATCGCCCTGAAGGACTCCGCACTGGGCTACCAGATCGGCTACGTCGAGGTCGTCCGCTCCGCCACACAGGTGGCATCCTCGAACAGGAATTACATCCCGTCCCTGATCGTCGTGGCCGTCATTATGATCGCGATCAACTACGCGCTGACCGTTCTGGCCACGCGCGTTGAGATGCAGCTGCGCGCCGGGCGCACCCGCCGCAACCCGTTCGCGCGGGTGCCGGCCGTCGACGACGAGCACGCGCTGCCCACGGCGACTTCGACGCTGGACGCTCAAACGCCGGGCGGCGTGAAACCCGCGCCCTAG
- the recX gene encoding recombination regulator RecX, whose protein sequence is MADPDKIARLQAALESYEAGEGPALFDRAEEEALAPVRKRVLGLLDQRARSKAELRGRLMDAEFQPDLVDKVIADLERAGLINDASFAHEWVRQRASRRGKSARALDMELRDKGVPEAVRRDALEQISAADEEAAARAVAEKKARDVKAAPAGRAEYDKHLRRIIGVMARRGYSSELSMRLGREVLDARIDEVSEASGDA, encoded by the coding sequence GTGGCAGACCCGGACAAGATCGCCCGGCTGCAGGCAGCGCTGGAATCCTACGAGGCGGGGGAGGGTCCGGCGCTGTTCGACCGCGCCGAGGAGGAGGCCCTGGCACCCGTGCGCAAGCGGGTGCTCGGGCTGCTGGACCAACGCGCCCGCTCCAAGGCCGAGCTGCGCGGGAGGCTGATGGACGCCGAGTTCCAGCCCGACCTGGTGGACAAGGTCATCGCGGACCTCGAGCGCGCCGGCCTGATCAATGACGCGTCCTTCGCCCACGAGTGGGTGCGCCAGCGTGCGTCCCGCCGAGGCAAGTCCGCACGCGCGCTCGACATGGAGTTGCGCGACAAGGGCGTTCCCGAGGCCGTGCGCCGGGACGCTCTCGAGCAGATTTCCGCCGCCGACGAGGAGGCGGCAGCGCGCGCCGTGGCGGAAAAGAAGGCCCGCGACGTCAAGGCCGCCCCCGCCGGCCGCGCCGAATACGACAAGCACCTCCGGCGCATCATCGGGGTGATGGCGCGCCGCGGCTACTCCTCCGAGCTGAGCATGCGGCTGGGCCGGGAGGTGCTCGACGCGCGGATCGACGAGGTGTCGGAAGCCTCCGGGGACGCCTAG
- the recA gene encoding recombinase RecA produces MATKKKTAAVAGSDRQNALDAALAMIEKDFGKGAIMRLGEENRPPIQTISSGNTAIDVALGIGGWPRGRVVEIYGPESSGKTTVALHAIASAQRAGGIAAFIDAEHALDPDYARKLGVDTDNLLVSQPDTGEQALEIADMLVRSGAIDILVIDSVAALTPKAEIEGEMGDSHVGLQARLMSQALRKMTGALYNSGTTAIFINQLREKIGVMFGSPETTTGGKALKFYASVRCDVRRIQTLKDGQDSIGNRTRLKVVKNKVSPPFKVAEFDIMYGEGISRESSIIDMGVDNGIVKKSGSWFTYEGDQLGQGKEKARLFLKENTDLANEIEDKIFQKLGVGAYAGGSNDELTDDPVDMVPNIDFDDDDDSAGVAGVAEDTAGVAADE; encoded by the coding sequence ATGGCGACAAAGAAGAAAACCGCTGCGGTAGCCGGCAGTGACCGGCAGAACGCGCTCGACGCGGCCCTCGCGATGATTGAGAAGGACTTCGGCAAGGGCGCGATCATGCGCCTGGGCGAGGAGAACCGCCCGCCGATCCAGACCATCTCCTCGGGCAACACGGCGATCGACGTCGCCCTCGGCATCGGCGGGTGGCCCCGCGGCCGTGTCGTGGAGATTTACGGCCCCGAGTCCTCCGGCAAGACCACGGTGGCGCTGCACGCCATCGCCTCGGCGCAGCGCGCGGGAGGCATCGCCGCGTTCATCGACGCGGAGCACGCGCTCGACCCGGATTACGCCCGCAAGCTCGGCGTGGATACGGATAACCTGCTCGTGTCCCAGCCGGACACCGGTGAGCAGGCGCTCGAGATCGCGGACATGCTGGTGCGCTCCGGCGCGATCGACATCCTCGTCATCGACTCGGTGGCGGCGCTGACGCCGAAGGCGGAAATCGAGGGCGAAATGGGCGATTCCCACGTCGGCCTGCAGGCGCGCCTTATGTCCCAGGCGCTGCGCAAGATGACGGGCGCGCTGTACAACTCCGGCACCACCGCCATCTTCATCAACCAGCTGCGCGAGAAGATCGGCGTCATGTTCGGCTCCCCCGAGACCACCACCGGCGGCAAGGCGTTGAAGTTCTATGCCTCCGTGCGCTGTGACGTCCGCCGGATCCAGACACTGAAAGACGGCCAGGACTCCATCGGTAACCGCACGAGGCTCAAGGTGGTCAAGAACAAGGTGTCCCCGCCGTTCAAGGTCGCCGAGTTCGACATCATGTACGGCGAGGGAATCTCGCGGGAATCCTCCATCATCGATATGGGCGTGGACAACGGCATCGTGAAAAAGTCGGGCTCCTGGTTCACCTACGAGGGCGACCAGCTGGGCCAGGGCAAAGAGAAGGCGCGACTGTTCCTCAAGGAAAACACCGACCTGGCCAACGAGATCGAGGACAAGATCTTCCAGAAGCTCGGCGTGGGCGCGTATGCGGGGGGCAGCAACGACGAGCTGACCGACGACCCGGTGGACATGGTGCCCAACATCGACTTCGACGACGATGACGACTCTGCCGGTGTCGCCGGTGTCGCCGAGGACACCGCCGGCGTCGCCGCCGACGAGTAG
- a CDS encoding DUF3046 domain-containing protein, producing the protein MRLTEFHQLVEDEFGPANAQWVMDSQVLPPYNQTANEMIESGIDPREAWEALCRAYDVPEERRLGVDRPGF; encoded by the coding sequence ATGCGTCTGACGGAATTTCACCAGTTAGTGGAAGATGAATTCGGCCCCGCGAACGCGCAGTGGGTCATGGATTCGCAGGTGCTGCCCCCGTACAACCAGACGGCCAACGAGATGATTGAAAGCGGCATCGATCCCCGCGAGGCGTGGGAGGCGCTGTGCCGCGCCTACGACGTGCCGGAGGAGCGCAGGCTGGGAGTGGACCGACCCGGCTTCTAA